Proteins co-encoded in one Papaver somniferum cultivar HN1 chromosome 5, ASM357369v1, whole genome shotgun sequence genomic window:
- the LOC113282485 gene encoding uncharacterized protein LOC113282485, with translation MGEILRASSVGCHPSGGYVNVRKERKEVLQVVVGNANNSKWQCNASTNSSNSPLSVKNDTKPLSTFSSKIATDMPLYEPPGVTFDEYLNDRARVFQAIFPDKKRSERLNEEEWRIQMLPIQFLFLTVSPIVDMTIRCKTNSKDYPAGVPSGSTKVLELDITRWELQGLDTVFQPTEFVLGVRGALYPVRRGIRSRLKGQLEMSISFVLPPVVSVVPQDVLSNVAESVLNRLVENMKQKVNESLVADFNEYKREKRLQA, from the exons atgggtGAAATATTAAGAGCATCATCGGTTGGTTGTCACCCATCAG GTGGATATGTCAATGTTAGGAAAGAAAGAAAGGAAGTATTGCAAGTGGTGGTGGGAAATGCTAATAATTCGAAATGGCAATGCAATGCATCAACTAATTCTTCCAATTCACCGTTATCTGTCAAGAACGATACCAAGCCGCTATCCACATTTTCTTCGAAAATTGCTACTGATATGCCTCTTTATGAACCACCTGGG GTCACTTTTGATGAATACCTGAATGACCGAGCTAGAGTTTTCCAAGCAATCTTTCCGGATAagaaaagaagtgagagattgaatGAG GAGGAATGGAGAATACAGATGCTGCCCATACAATTTCTCTTTTTGACTGTCTCGCCTATCGTGGACATGACAATTAGATGTAAAACTAATAGTAAAGATTACCCTGCTGGAGTTCCTAGTGGCAGTACTAAAGTACTAGAGCTTGATATA ACTAGATGGGAACTGCAAGGTTTAGACACAGTATTCCAACCAACTGAATTCGTACTCGGTGTACGAGGGGCGTTATATCCTGTAAGAAGAGGAATTCGTAGCCGTCTTAAAGGTCAATTGGAGATGAGCATCAGTTTTGTACTCCCACCTGTGGTTTCTGTAGTGCCTCAAGATGTTCTTAGCAATGTTGCAGAATCG GTACTGAACAGATTAGTGGAGAACATGAAGCAGAAAGTGAATGAAAGCTTGGTTGCTGATTTTAACGAGTACAAAAGGGAGAAAAGATTACAAGCATAA